The genome window TTTAAAGCCTCGATTACTGTCATGATGTATTTCCTCCTTATGCGAAAACAAGTTTTATTCCTTTATGTAAAGGCCATTCCTTGCTCTTCAAACCATTGAATTTTCTCGCGCACATTGACGACTTCGCCAACGACAATCATGGAAGGGTTATGGTAGCCTTCTCGTTCAATAATGCTAGCTATTTCATCAAGCTGTCCTGTAATAGTACGCTGTTGATCTGTTGTTCCCCACTCAATAACGGCAACTGGAGTAGTTGCCTTGCGCCCATTTTCGATGAGCTTTTTTGAAATATAAGCAATATTGCCAACACTCATATAAAAGGCAACTGTATCAATACCTGTTGCAAGGGCAGGCCAATTTAAAAAGTCCTGTCCTTTTTCCTCACGACCGTGCCCTGTTACAAGGGCAAAGCTTGTCGCAAAATCACGGTGTGTTACAGGGATGCCGGCATATGCTGGGGCAGCAATTCCTGCAGTAATACCAGGTACAATTTCATAAGCAATACCATGATTTTTTAAGATTTCCGCTTCCTCTGCACCGCGACCAAAAACGAATGGATCGCCACCCTTTAAACGTGTGACAATCTTGCCTTCCTGCGCTTTTTCGACAAGTAATGAATGAATCTCATCTTGAATTAAGTGATGCTTACCAGGTAATTTACCACAGTACACAAGCTCAGCATCTTTTTTCGCAAACTCTAATAATTTCGGGTTCACAAGACGGTCGTATGCAATGACATCAGCCTTTTGAATACATTCGAGCCCGTACACTGTAATGAGCTTTGGATCTCCTGGTCCAGCTCCAACTAAATACACTATTCCGTCTTTCATCGCGCTTCTCCCATCAGTATTTGTTGTAAAAATGCTTCACGTCTATCAATCTCTCCATTACGTGTCCATTCTAGTAAGCTCGGTTCAAGTAATGATTGTAATGCCGCACGTCTTTGCGGACCTTTCTCAAACTTAGCAGCAATCATTAACCGCGCTTGCTGTAGGAAGCATACATAGTCATCATAAACGGCATCAAATTGCTCTTCGAGGTCCGCTTTGATTTTACGCGCTAGTGCTGGACTGGCACCTGACGTTGATACAGTTAACACTAATGGACCACGGCGCACTGTCGCTGGCGTAATAAAGTCGCTCTCAGCCTGCGCATCAGTGCGATTGATGAGCTGCCAATGCTGGGCTGCTTCTTGTACAGCCTCATTTACTGACGTATCATTTGTTGCCGCAATAATGAGTGATGCATCATCTAAGTCACGCGGTTCAAATTCTTTTTCATGCCACGTAATTTGCCCGGATTCCGCAAGTGGCACCAATGAGTCATCTAGAGTTGGGCTTACAACGACAATATTTGCTTTAGCTGGAAGCAGTGATGCTACCTTCTGTGTTGCAACGTGCCCCCCACCAACAATTACTACCGTTTTATATTCAATATTGATATGAATAGGAAAATAATTAGTCATGATTTTTCACCTTCTTACAAGCTGTTAACCAGTTGTCAACAAGCTTTGGGTTAGATACAAAATGAAAATGTGTATAGCCTGCTACTAAATTTCCTGCTTGATAGCCCTCTTGTTTATTACCAAAGCGCCCCTTCGTTTCATAGGCCGGCGTATTGTGTGTGCCGCTATATTTTGAATAGTGGAATTCATGTCCCTTTGCTTCTTCATCTGTACCAATTAAAAAATTATTGGGTGTGCCAAAAATTTCACGGTAGCCGAGAGCCGCTAGCTTTGTTTGCATCGCTACTTCTCCTGGAATAACACCTACCATGTCATAACAGTCACCATTACTATTCGTAATAGCCTCTGTCAAATACATGAAGCCTCCACACTCAGCTAATGTCGGTAAACCTTTGGCGATTGCTTCACGAATAGATTTTTTCACATCGGAATTTTTCGCTAATATATCAGCAAATTCCTCTGGGAAGCCCCCACCTATATACAAACCGTCTGCTTCTGCGGGAACAGGCTCATTCGCAAGTGGTGAGAAAAATTGCAGCTCTGCTCCTTTTGCACGTAGCAACGCCAAATTTTCTTCATAATAGAAGTTAAACGCGGCATCCTTAGCTACGGCAATGCAAATATTTTCCGATGGTTGTTCCTCAAATAGTTGCCCGGATTCTTGTAGAACGGGAGCCTTTGTTAATGCAAGCAATTGATCTAAATCAATCGTCTCTGCCATTAAAGAGCCTAGCTTATCAAAAAATGTATCGAGTTCTCCGCGTTCGATTGCAGGCACTAATCCTAAATGACGACTTGGAATATCAATCCCTTCCTCACGCTTCAAATATCCGATAACAGGAATACCACATTCCTGCTCAATTGCAGCCTTCGCAATCTCATAGTGACCGACACTACCAACTTGGTTGGCAATGACACCAACGATATTCGGTTGATCCGACAACAATTGAAAGCCTTTCACAACTGCTGCTACACTTCGTGCCATACTTGCACAATTGACAATTAAAATAACAGGGCTCTCTGTGACAACACTAATGTCTGCTGCAGAGCCAGCATCCGATAGCGGACTTTTGCCATCATAAAAACCCATAACTCCTTCAATAATGGAAACATCAGCATCTTTACTTGCGCGCGCAACAATATCACGCACTGCTTCATGTGAAAACATCCAGCTATCGATATTGCGTGAGACCCTTCCTGTAACAGCAGTATGATAAGTAGGGTCAATATAATCGGGACCACATTTAAAGCCCTGCACAATTTTGCCCTTTTCTTGTAATGCTTTCATGAGTCCAATTGTAAAGGTTGTTTTACCAACTCCACTACCAGTACCAGCAAGTACAAAACGATTCGTTTGCATAGGCTTCCTCCTTAAAATGTTAATCTAGCAACAGAGATAGTAGCATTGCCCGATTT of Lysinibacillus agricola contains these proteins:
- the cobA gene encoding uroporphyrinogen-III C-methyltransferase translates to MKDGIVYLVGAGPGDPKLITVYGLECIQKADVIAYDRLVNPKLLEFAKKDAELVYCGKLPGKHHLIQDEIHSLLVEKAQEGKIVTRLKGGDPFVFGRGAEEAEILKNHGIAYEIVPGITAGIAAPAYAGIPVTHRDFATSFALVTGHGREEKGQDFLNWPALATGIDTVAFYMSVGNIAYISKKLIENGRKATTPVAVIEWGTTDQQRTITGQLDEIASIIEREGYHNPSMIVVGEVVNVREKIQWFEEQGMAFT
- a CDS encoding precorrin-2 dehydrogenase/sirohydrochlorin ferrochelatase family protein, giving the protein MTNYFPIHINIEYKTVVIVGGGHVATQKVASLLPAKANIVVVSPTLDDSLVPLAESGQITWHEKEFEPRDLDDASLIIAATNDTSVNEAVQEAAQHWQLINRTDAQAESDFITPATVRRGPLVLTVSTSGASPALARKIKADLEEQFDAVYDDYVCFLQQARLMIAAKFEKGPQRRAALQSLLEPSLLEWTRNGEIDRREAFLQQILMGEAR
- a CDS encoding cobyrinate a,c-diamide synthase, which encodes MQTNRFVLAGTGSGVGKTTFTIGLMKALQEKGKIVQGFKCGPDYIDPTYHTAVTGRVSRNIDSWMFSHEAVRDIVARASKDADVSIIEGVMGFYDGKSPLSDAGSAADISVVTESPVILIVNCASMARSVAAVVKGFQLLSDQPNIVGVIANQVGSVGHYEIAKAAIEQECGIPVIGYLKREEGIDIPSRHLGLVPAIERGELDTFFDKLGSLMAETIDLDQLLALTKAPVLQESGQLFEEQPSENICIAVAKDAAFNFYYEENLALLRAKGAELQFFSPLANEPVPAEADGLYIGGGFPEEFADILAKNSDVKKSIREAIAKGLPTLAECGGFMYLTEAITNSNGDCYDMVGVIPGEVAMQTKLAALGYREIFGTPNNFLIGTDEEAKGHEFHYSKYSGTHNTPAYETKGRFGNKQEGYQAGNLVAGYTHFHFVSNPKLVDNWLTACKKVKNHD